In one window of Gudongella oleilytica DNA:
- a CDS encoding MFS transporter has product MKNRLNLSYTAVQAAYCMLFAVVLSFSSVYLLPKGYSNTEIGTILALVNIISVLLLPLFGDAADRSKKLSLAQITGILSFILLLLMAMLFLFESRSAMLTIIFAVLGGLMVSLSPIINSIAFQYSSFSNPINYGVARSGGSIAYSGISMLLGYLVFAFGTNTIPSVGVAVLVMLLFSLYTTERLYKSGIALSQDEHGSAKALKLDEPISLIAFVKRNKMLFIFSLGTLLVFFQNAIINNYLFQIIEPIGGTSSDMGIIFSYMAILELPGLFFFDKINKKISCQTMLKISSAAFILKIFFTYTAKSVGLIYFAFAFQLISFPFYLASSIHLVHKLMDRREAVKGQSLISGMMTLSAVFASLWGGMVLDSGGPSQLLLLSTVLCVLGSGVVIMTVGRIKSNK; this is encoded by the coding sequence ATGAAAAATCGACTAAATCTATCATATACGGCAGTTCAAGCAGCTTATTGTATGCTGTTTGCAGTAGTGCTAAGCTTTTCATCCGTATATCTGCTTCCAAAGGGCTACTCCAACACAGAGATCGGAACAATACTGGCTCTGGTCAACATAATATCCGTACTGCTTCTTCCCCTATTTGGAGATGCAGCAGACAGATCCAAAAAGCTATCCCTGGCTCAGATAACAGGTATACTCTCCTTTATACTTCTGCTGCTCATGGCAATGCTTTTCCTGTTTGAGTCAAGGTCTGCCATGCTGACGATAATTTTTGCGGTACTTGGAGGCCTCATGGTATCACTATCCCCAATAATAAACTCAATTGCTTTCCAATACAGCAGCTTCAGCAATCCAATAAATTACGGGGTTGCAAGAAGCGGAGGTTCCATAGCATATTCAGGTATAAGCATGCTGCTTGGATACCTTGTATTCGCCTTCGGGACAAACACGATCCCCTCAGTCGGGGTCGCAGTTCTCGTGATGCTGTTATTTTCGCTTTACACCACCGAGAGACTTTATAAGAGCGGTATTGCATTGTCACAGGATGAACACGGGAGCGCAAAGGCATTAAAGTTGGATGAGCCTATATCACTGATTGCTTTTGTTAAAAGAAATAAGATGCTTTTCATTTTTTCCTTAGGAACTCTGCTTGTATTTTTTCAAAATGCCATAATAAATAATTATTTGTTCCAGATAATCGAGCCCATAGGCGGAACCAGCAGCGATATGGGGATAATTTTCTCCTATATGGCGATCCTGGAGCTTCCTGGTCTGTTCTTCTTCGATAAAATCAACAAAAAAATCAGTTGCCAGACAATGCTTAAGATATCCTCGGCAGCTTTCATACTGAAGATATTTTTTACATACACAGCTAAATCTGTTGGATTGATTTATTTTGCATTCGCGTTTCAGCTAATATCCTTCCCCTTCTATCTTGCATCCTCTATCCATCTTGTTCATAAGCTGATGGATCGAAGAGAGGCAGTTAAGGGACAGTCCCTGATATCAGGTATGATGACCTTAAGCGCAGTATTTGCAAGCCTATGGGGAGGCATGGTGCTGGATTCTGGGGGGCCATCCCAATTGCTCCTTCTAAGTACGGTCCTGTGTGTATTGGGCTCAGGAGTCGTAATAATGACCGTAGGAAGAATAAAGTCAAATAAGTGA
- a CDS encoding DUF819 domain-containing protein — translation MNSLISADNAWALWSILIGIAALSIYLEQTYSWASKITGAIIGLVIAMLLANFNVIPTAAPTYDVVWGYVVPLAIPLLLFNANIKKIWKESGRIMVIFMIGAAGTLLGVFLAYFLLKDSIPDLYKMAAMMTGSYIGGGVNFAAMAESFGAGEEWISALTVADNLLMALYFFVLLAIPSVNFFLKKFKHPHIDAVNAAVDTSEGETLAKQYWGRKEISLRDIAFGVALSFIIVWVSTEISSVLAAVIPTGNFAYDLLNGLLGNKYLLITTFTMLLATYAPKFMSGIHGAQEIGTFLIYIFLVVIGVPASIPVIISQAPLLLVFTAIIVAVNMIVSLVFGKIFKFDLEEILLASNANIGGPTTAAAMAIAKGWNKLIGPIILAGVWGYIIGNYLGIFMGNLLQYM, via the coding sequence ATGAACTCATTAATCAGTGCGGATAATGCTTGGGCGCTGTGGTCAATTTTGATCGGTATCGCAGCATTAAGTATTTATCTGGAGCAAACTTATTCATGGGCGTCAAAGATAACAGGAGCAATAATTGGGCTTGTAATTGCAATGCTTCTTGCTAACTTTAACGTGATCCCTACTGCTGCACCAACTTATGACGTGGTTTGGGGATACGTAGTGCCGCTTGCTATACCACTGTTGCTTTTTAATGCAAACATTAAGAAGATCTGGAAAGAAAGCGGAAGAATCATGGTGATATTCATGATCGGGGCAGCTGGGACTTTATTAGGTGTATTCTTAGCTTATTTTCTACTAAAAGATTCAATTCCGGATCTCTATAAGATGGCAGCTATGATGACAGGCTCCTATATCGGTGGAGGTGTAAACTTTGCCGCTATGGCAGAATCATTTGGAGCAGGTGAGGAATGGATATCTGCACTTACCGTAGCGGATAACTTGTTGATGGCATTATATTTCTTTGTACTTCTGGCTATACCCTCAGTTAACTTCTTCCTAAAGAAATTCAAACATCCGCATATCGATGCCGTCAACGCTGCAGTCGATACAAGTGAGGGTGAGACCCTGGCTAAACAATATTGGGGAAGAAAAGAAATCTCGCTTAGGGACATAGCATTTGGAGTGGCACTATCATTTATTATAGTGTGGGTCTCAACGGAAATTTCTTCTGTATTGGCTGCAGTAATTCCTACAGGAAATTTCGCATATGATCTTTTAAACGGACTATTAGGAAATAAGTATCTTTTAATTACCACATTCACTATGCTTCTGGCAACTTATGCACCAAAATTCATGAGCGGTATCCATGGCGCACAAGAGATAGGTACCTTCCTTATATACATTTTCCTTGTCGTAATCGGAGTACCAGCTTCAATTCCTGTAATAATAAGTCAGGCTCCGCTATTGCTCGTATTCACTGCTATAATCGTAGCTGTAAATATGATCGTATCACTTGTTTTTGGTAAGATATTTAAATTTGACCTGGAGGAGATCCTTCTTGCATCAAACGCAAATATTGGAGGACCTACCACTGCTGCAGCCATGGCTATAGCTAAGGGCTGGAATAAGTTGATAGGACCTATCATACTTGCGGGCGTATGGGGGTATATAATAGGCAATTACCTTGGTATCTTCATGGGTAACTTGCTGCAGTATATGTAA
- a CDS encoding dipeptidase, which produces MILDIHGDIWTDVTVKSLQGKRDIIREYHLERFKKGGMAGGIFVVWADPPHDQRPKERLAESIRAISKELFDSRDIVRLMLNSSDFYKAMDEKKLAVMMGLEGLSSLGEDIDELYTLYQFGFRHASLTWNEQNDLATGVKGDPERGLTEKGKQAVKLINDLGMLLDLSHANDKTFWDIVDITDKPVIATHSNSRKLCNVPRNLTDEQIKKIGEMNGLIGINAYNEFIDLVPEKRTADNLINHLENIAGLIGIDKVALGFDFFEYLSGDTTDSFTSDTYAGTIGLEDISKGNSFIEKLKNRGFKDEDIEKITFKNFLNLMDCVMK; this is translated from the coding sequence ATGATTTTAGATATTCACGGAGATATTTGGACTGACGTCACTGTTAAAAGCCTTCAGGGCAAGCGGGACATCATCAGGGAGTACCATCTTGAAAGATTCAAAAAAGGCGGAATGGCAGGCGGCATATTTGTAGTCTGGGCTGATCCCCCACACGATCAACGACCTAAGGAAAGGCTGGCAGAAAGCATACGGGCTATTTCCAAGGAGTTGTTCGACAGCAGGGATATTGTCAGACTAATGCTTAATTCTTCAGATTTCTATAAGGCGATGGATGAGAAAAAGCTGGCCGTAATGATGGGACTTGAAGGGCTTAGCTCTCTAGGTGAAGATATTGATGAATTATATACTCTGTATCAGTTCGGATTCAGACACGCAAGCCTTACTTGGAATGAACAAAATGACCTGGCTACAGGTGTCAAGGGAGATCCTGAAAGAGGACTTACCGAAAAAGGGAAGCAGGCTGTCAAGCTTATTAATGATTTGGGTATGCTCCTTGACCTTTCTCATGCAAATGATAAAACTTTTTGGGATATAGTAGATATTACAGACAAGCCAGTCATCGCTACGCACTCAAATTCGAGAAAGCTTTGCAATGTTCCAAGAAACCTGACTGACGAGCAAATAAAGAAAATCGGGGAAATGAATGGGCTTATAGGCATAAACGCCTACAATGAATTCATTGACTTAGTGCCTGAGAAGCGTACAGCAGACAATCTGATCAATCACTTGGAGAACATTGCCGGTCTAATAGGCATTGATAAAGTTGCTCTGGGATTTGATTTCTTTGAATATCTGTCAGGTGATACTACAGACTCCTTTACAAGCGATACCTACGCCGGGACCATCGGGCTGGAGGATATTTCCAAGGGGAATTCTTTTATCGAGAAGCTTAAGAACAGAGGTTTTAAAGACGAAGACATAGAAAAAATAACATTTAAAAACTTCCTGAACCTTATGGATTGTGTCATGAAGTAG
- a CDS encoding cupin domain-containing protein, whose translation MNIDIGKKMRDLRKSKDMSIAELAEKAGLSSGIISQIERNLVAPSIVTFWKISQALEVSVGHFFDEEEVELNISPIVKKSDRKRITVSNSNALYELLSHDLNRKIEFLYITIGPGEVSSEGLVSHEGEECGLVLKGKLLVKTADGDYELNEGDSIYYESTIPHRYINIGDNVCESVWAMTPPSF comes from the coding sequence TTGAATATTGACATAGGAAAGAAAATGAGAGATCTTAGAAAATCCAAAGATATGAGCATTGCAGAGCTTGCCGAGAAAGCGGGATTAAGCTCCGGTATAATAAGCCAAATTGAAAGGAATCTAGTAGCTCCTTCAATAGTCACTTTCTGGAAAATATCTCAGGCGCTGGAGGTATCTGTTGGCCATTTTTTTGATGAGGAAGAAGTAGAGCTAAACATTTCGCCGATAGTTAAAAAAAGTGATAGAAAAAGAATTACCGTATCAAACAGCAACGCCCTATATGAGCTTCTTTCTCATGACCTGAACAGAAAAATAGAATTTCTTTACATTACGATTGGCCCAGGAGAGGTTTCGTCTGAGGGCTTGGTATCACATGAGGGAGAGGAATGCGGACTTGTGTTGAAGGGCAAGCTGTTAGTAAAGACTGCAGACGGTGATTACGAACTAAATGAAGGTGACAGCATTTACTACGAAAGTACCATTCCCCACAGGTATATCAATATTGGAGATAATGTATGCGAATCAGTTTGGGCAATGACGCCTCCAAGTTTTTAG